TATACATATAAAGCGGGATCCTGGGGGCCGACTGAAGCTGATCAATTGGTTGCTCAGGAAGGCTTGAAATGGTGGCCCGTTTTAGGCCAATAGGGCATATCCTCGTCAGATGTCATGACTGGGTTTAAGGAGGGATAACTTTGAAAATATATGATATTTCAATGCCTATTTATGAACAGATGCCCGTTTACAAAAATAAAGAGGAAAAAAGACCCCGGTTTGAGGTCATGAGTGATTTTAAAACTGGAAAAGTTCATGAGACGCGGATTCACCTTGATGTGCATACGGGGACTCATGTTGATGCCCCGTTGCATATGTTTGAGGATGGGGAGACGATTGAAAGCATTTCCCTTGAAAAATTGGTGGGACCATGCAAGGTGTTGGACTTCACCTATGTCAAAGACGCCATTTCCAAAGCAGATTTGGAACAAAAACAAATGAAGGCCAATGATTTTGTGTTGTTTAAAACGAAAAACTCCTTTGATACGGGGTTTAACTTTGGGTTTGTTTATTTAAAAGAGGATGGAGCTCGTTACTTGGCTGAAATGGGTGTGAGAGGTGTTGGCATCGATGCCTTGGGCATTGAGCGTAATCAGCCTGGGCACCCTACGCACAAGACTTTAATGAATAAAA
This DNA window, taken from Caldalkalibacillus thermarum, encodes the following:
- a CDS encoding cyclase family protein, whose amino-acid sequence is MKIYDISMPIYEQMPVYKNKEEKRPRFEVMSDFKTGKVHETRIHLDVHTGTHVDAPLHMFEDGETIESISLEKLVGPCKVLDFTYVKDAISKADLEQKQMKANDFVLFKTKNSFDTGFNFGFVYLKEDGARYLAEMGVRGVGIDALGIERNQPGHPTHKTLMNKNIIIIEGLKLDQVAEGEYFLVAAPIKLLNVDAAPARVLLFDQIPAR